A window of Paenibacillus phoenicis genomic DNA:
CAGCGAAATCGCTCCTAACCTGAAAAAAGGCGCCGCATTATTGTTCGCTCACGGCTTTAACGTACATTTCGGTCAAATCGTACCTTCCCCGGACAATGACGTGTTGCTCGTTGCGCCAAAATCCCCAGGTCATATGGTTCGCCGTACTTATGTTGAAGGCTTTGGCGTTCCCGGTCTGATCGCGATCCACCAAGACGCTACCGGCAAAGCGAAAGAAATCGGACTCGCTTATGCGAAAGGGATCGGCTGTACGCGTGCAGGGGTTATCGAAACTTCGTTCCGTGAAGAAACCGAAACCGACCTGTTCGGTGAACAAGCTGTATTGTGCGGCGGTGTATCTGCCTTGATCAAAGCCGGCTTCGAGACGCTGGTTGAAGCAGGTTATGCTCCAGAAATGGCATACTTCGAGTGCTTGCACGAAATGAAGCTGATCGTCGACCTGATTTATGAAGGCGGCTTGGCGACCATGCGCGATTCCATCTCCAACACGGCGGAATACGGCGACTATGTTACTGGCCCGCGCATCGTAACGGAAGAAACGAAGAAAGCGATGAAAGAAGTGCTTTCCGATATCCAACAAGGGAAATTCGCCCGCGATTTTATCCTGGAAAACCAATCCAACCGTGCGTTTCTTACGGCAACTCGCCGCAACGAAGCGAACCATCCGATCGAAGTGGTTGGCAAAGAGCTGCGCGGTTTGATGCACTGGATCAAGAAATAAGCGGTATACCGCTCCTATTGTAAAACGTAAGATAAGTATTAACCTGAATATCCAATGCGGCCGTGCCTAATGCGTGAGCCGCATTGGAGCTTTTCGGAGGAGGTGCATGGCATGCGCAAAATCTACATTTTTGATACGACGCTTCGGGATGGGGAGCAGTCTCCCGGAGTCAACCTGAATACTCGCGAAAAGCTGGAGATCGCCTATCAGCTGGAGAAGCTGGGAGTCGACCGGATTGAAGCGGGCTTCCCTGCAGCTTCGCCCGGGGATTTGGCCGCCGTGAACGCCGTGGCGCGTGCGGTTAAGAAGTCGACGGTGATCGGTTTGTCGCGTTCGCGCACCCAGGATATCGATGCGGTCCGCGAAGCGCTGCAAGGAGCGGAAGACCCTTGCATTCACTTGTTCCTGGCCACCAGTCCGATCCACCGGCAATATAAGCTGAAGATGAGCAAAGAACAAGTACTGGAAACCGCGCAGGCGGCACTTCGTTATGCGAGCAAGTACTTTTCCAAGATCGAATTCTCCTGCGAGGATGCCGGCCGGACTGAATTGGATTTCCTCTGCGAGATGACGGCGATGGCTATCCGCGAAGGCGCATCGGTGGTGAATATCCCAGATACGGTAGGGTATTTGTATCCGGAAGAATACGGCAACATCTTCCGTACGCTGAAGGAGAAGGTGCCTGGGATCGAGAAAATCCAGCTGAGCGCCCATTGCCATGACGATTTGGGCCTGGCGACGGCGAACTCGCTGGCGGCCATTTTGGGCGGCGCAGACCAAATCGAAGGAACGATCAACGGGATCGGGGAGCGGGCCGGCAACACCGCGCTGGAGGAAGTGGCGATGGCGCTGGAAACCCGGTTTGATTTCTTCGGAGCCAAGACCACGCTTGAACTGTCGGAAATCGCCCGTACGAGCCGGCTCGTCAGCCGCTTGACCGGGATGGTTGTGCCGGGCAACAAGGCGATTGTGGGCGCAAATGCGTTTGCCCATGAATCCGGCATCCACCAGGACGGCATGCTGAAGGAGAAAACCACTTACGAAATCATGT
This region includes:
- the ilvC gene encoding ketol-acid reductoisomerase, producing the protein MAVTLYYEQDADLSVLKGKTIAIIGYGSQGHAHAQNLRESGLNVIVGLREGKSFNKAKEDGFEVLSVAEATKRADVVQILMPDETQAAVYNSEIAPNLKKGAALLFAHGFNVHFGQIVPSPDNDVLLVAPKSPGHMVRRTYVEGFGVPGLIAIHQDATGKAKEIGLAYAKGIGCTRAGVIETSFREETETDLFGEQAVLCGGVSALIKAGFETLVEAGYAPEMAYFECLHEMKLIVDLIYEGGLATMRDSISNTAEYGDYVTGPRIVTEETKKAMKEVLSDIQQGKFARDFILENQSNRAFLTATRRNEANHPIEVVGKELRGLMHWIKK
- a CDS encoding 2-isopropylmalate synthase; this translates as MRKIYIFDTTLRDGEQSPGVNLNTREKLEIAYQLEKLGVDRIEAGFPAASPGDLAAVNAVARAVKKSTVIGLSRSRTQDIDAVREALQGAEDPCIHLFLATSPIHRQYKLKMSKEQVLETAQAALRYASKYFSKIEFSCEDAGRTELDFLCEMTAMAIREGASVVNIPDTVGYLYPEEYGNIFRTLKEKVPGIEKIQLSAHCHDDLGLATANSLAAILGGADQIEGTINGIGERAGNTALEEVAMALETRFDFFGAKTTLELSEIARTSRLVSRLTGMVVPGNKAIVGANAFAHESGIHQDGMLKEKTTYEIMSPETIGLKESKLVLGKHSGRHAFREKLVDMGYTLDDERLNEAFAKFKALADKKKEITDEDLLAIVEEKLVDTPEEFRLETIFVSYGNEATPAAKVRLVTLGGDIIEKEAEGNGSVDAIYNAIDLASGEEVKLADYSIKSVSQGKDAQGEVHVVLTQNGISVQGRGISTDILEASARAYVDAINRLIEKRKTHSTIQA